In Curtobacterium sp. TC1, the following proteins share a genomic window:
- a CDS encoding VIT1/CCC1 transporter family protein: protein MAAVSLPSASTAPRADVRRWRRYLADERAEAAVYRNLAARRSGEEREILAALAEAEGRHEQHWLDLLGDDVGRPQRGSLRTRVLATLAKRFGSVFVLALMQRAEDRSPYADDDDATASMAADERIHGEVVRGLANRGRMRLSGTFRAAVFGANDGLVSNLALIIGISASGADRHFVLLSGIAGLLAGALSMGAGEYVSVRSQRELLEASAPHPEAGRAVADLDVDANELALVYRARGMSEAEATEHAAHMLSGFGERRPATGPVPVADDHEAVGNGLSAAVSSFLFFASGAIIPVLPFLFGMQGWAAIAVAGTLVGLALLGTGAVVGVLSGAPPGKRAFRQLAIGFGAAVVTYALGLLFGTGAA, encoded by the coding sequence ATGGCTGCTGTGAGCCTCCCGTCCGCATCCACGGCGCCGCGCGCCGACGTCCGCCGCTGGCGCCGCTACCTGGCCGACGAGCGTGCGGAGGCGGCGGTCTACCGCAACCTCGCCGCGCGGCGGTCCGGCGAGGAACGCGAGATCCTCGCGGCGCTGGCCGAGGCCGAGGGACGGCACGAGCAGCACTGGCTCGACCTGCTCGGCGACGACGTCGGGCGTCCGCAGCGCGGCAGCCTGCGCACCCGCGTCCTCGCGACGCTGGCCAAGCGGTTCGGATCGGTCTTCGTCCTCGCGTTGATGCAGCGCGCCGAGGACCGCTCGCCGTACGCCGACGACGACGATGCGACCGCGAGCATGGCGGCCGACGAGCGCATCCACGGCGAGGTCGTCCGCGGGCTGGCGAACCGCGGCCGCATGCGGCTGTCCGGCACGTTCCGCGCGGCGGTCTTCGGCGCCAACGACGGACTCGTGTCGAACCTGGCGCTCATCATCGGCATCAGCGCCTCGGGCGCGGACCGGCACTTCGTCCTGCTGAGCGGCATCGCCGGCCTGCTCGCCGGCGCCCTCTCGATGGGCGCGGGGGAGTACGTCTCGGTCCGGTCGCAGCGTGAACTGCTCGAGGCGTCCGCACCGCACCCCGAGGCGGGACGTGCCGTGGCGGACCTCGACGTCGACGCGAACGAGCTGGCCCTGGTGTACCGGGCCCGCGGCATGTCCGAGGCCGAGGCGACCGAGCACGCCGCCCACATGCTGTCCGGCTTCGGCGAGCGTCGTCCGGCGACCGGCCCGGTGCCCGTCGCCGACGACCACGAGGCGGTCGGGAACGGCTTGAGCGCCGCGGTGTCGAGCTTCCTGTTCTTCGCCTCGGGCGCGATCATCCCGGTGTTGCCGTTCCTGTTCGGCATGCAGGGGTGGGCGGCGATCGCGGTGGCCGGCACGCTCGTCGGGCTCGCGCTGCTCGGTACCGGAGCGGTCGTCGGGGTCCTCAGCGGGGCGCCGCCGGGCAAGCGGGCGTTCCGGCAGCTCGCGATCGGGTTCGGTGCCGCGGTGGTGACCTACGCGCTCGGACTGCTGTTCGGGACGGGTGCGGCCTAG
- the pyk gene encoding pyruvate kinase yields the protein MRRAKIVSTLGPATSDYETVKEIIEAGVDVARLNLSHGDYSVHEANYVNVRRAAEELGKPVAILVDLQGPKIRLAKFADGPHDLAVGDVFTITTEDVPGSKEICGTTFKGLPQDVKPGDPLLIDDGRVRLRVLDTDGVRVRTEVVVGGTVSNNKGINLPGVAVNVPALSEKDEADLRWAIRQGADLIALSFVRNAADVDRAHEIMDEEGKRLPVIAKVEKPQAVDALEEIIDAFDSIMVARGDLGVELPLEAVPIVQKRAVELSRRMAKPVIVATQMLESMISSPIPTRAETSDVANAVLDGADAVMLSGETSVGEYPVQTVRTMARIVESTEDHGLERIAPLGTKPRTLGGAITLAAVEIAEFTEASYLCVFTESGDSARRMSRLRHALPIIAFTPNEATRRRMALTWGVRSFLVERKTHTDELFSQVDDVLLENGLAAPGDRVIVTAGSPPGIEGSTNDLRVHRVGDAHAEAAPAYVRD from the coding sequence TTGAGACGCGCAAAGATCGTTTCGACGCTCGGACCGGCAACGTCGGACTACGAGACCGTCAAGGAGATCATCGAAGCGGGCGTCGACGTCGCCCGACTCAACCTCAGCCACGGTGACTACAGCGTCCACGAGGCCAACTACGTGAACGTCCGTCGCGCGGCCGAGGAACTCGGCAAGCCCGTCGCGATCCTCGTCGACCTGCAGGGTCCGAAGATCCGTCTTGCCAAGTTCGCCGACGGCCCGCACGACCTCGCGGTCGGCGACGTGTTCACCATCACGACCGAGGACGTCCCCGGCTCCAAGGAGATCTGCGGCACGACGTTCAAGGGCCTGCCCCAGGACGTCAAGCCCGGCGACCCGCTGCTCATCGACGACGGTCGCGTCCGCCTGCGCGTGCTCGACACCGACGGCGTCCGCGTCCGCACCGAGGTCGTCGTCGGCGGCACGGTGTCGAACAACAAGGGCATCAACCTGCCCGGCGTCGCCGTCAACGTCCCCGCACTGAGCGAGAAGGACGAGGCCGACCTCCGGTGGGCGATCCGTCAGGGCGCCGACCTCATCGCGCTGTCGTTCGTGCGCAACGCCGCCGACGTCGACCGTGCCCACGAGATCATGGACGAGGAGGGCAAGCGCCTGCCCGTCATCGCCAAGGTCGAGAAGCCGCAGGCCGTCGACGCGCTCGAGGAGATCATCGACGCCTTCGACAGCATCATGGTCGCCCGCGGTGACCTCGGCGTCGAGCTGCCGCTCGAGGCCGTCCCGATCGTGCAGAAGCGCGCCGTGGAGCTGTCCCGCCGCATGGCGAAGCCGGTCATCGTCGCGACGCAGATGCTCGAGTCGATGATCTCGTCGCCGATCCCGACGCGCGCGGAGACCTCCGACGTCGCGAACGCCGTGCTCGACGGCGCGGACGCCGTCATGCTCTCGGGTGAGACGAGCGTCGGTGAGTACCCGGTGCAGACGGTCCGCACGATGGCCCGCATCGTCGAGTCGACCGAGGACCACGGCCTCGAGCGCATCGCGCCGCTCGGCACCAAGCCGCGCACCCTCGGCGGTGCGATCACGCTCGCCGCGGTCGAGATCGCGGAGTTCACCGAGGCCTCGTACCTCTGCGTGTTCACCGAGTCCGGCGACTCCGCGCGACGCATGTCGCGTCTGCGCCACGCCCTGCCGATCATCGCCTTCACGCCGAACGAGGCCACACGTCGCCGCATGGCGCTCACGTGGGGTGTCCGGTCGTTCCTCGTCGAGCGCAAGACCCACACCGACGAGCTCTTCTCGCAGGTGGACGACGTCCTGCTCGAGAACGGCCTGGCCGCCCCCGGCGACCGCGTCATCGTGACGGCCGGTTCCCCTCCCGGGATCGAGGGCTCGACGAACGACCTGCGCGTGCACCGGGTGGGCGACGCCCACGCCGAGGCCGCTCCGGCCTACGTGCGGGACTGA
- a CDS encoding glutamate synthase subunit beta: MADPKGFLKVQERELPARRPVPVRLMDWKEVYEQQESGALKRQAGRCMDCGVPFCHQGCPLGNLIPEWNDLTWRGEGRQAIERLHATNNFPEFTGRLCPAPCESSCVLGINQPPVTIKQVEVSIIDDAFQNGWVTPHPPERLTGKTVAVVGSGPAGLAAAQQLTRAGHTVAVYERDDRIGGLLRYGIPDFKMEKRQIDARLSQMQAEGTRFRAGVEIGRDITWDDLKSRYDAVVVATGATVPRDLPIPGRDLEGVHFAMDYLVQQNKANAGTRVDNQLTAEGKHVVVIGGGDTGADCIGTAHRQGALSVTNLAIGKQPPLERPSEQPWPMFPTVFEVTSAHEEGGERHFLASTVEFLANEAGEVRALRVAETEYLDGRRVPKAGSEREIPADLVLVAMGFTGPEADTIEPQLGLPTTVSGALDRRADYTTNEAGVFVAGDAGRGQSLIVWAIAEGRAAAAKVDEYLEGSTILPAPVKATDRAISIS; this comes from the coding sequence GTGGCTGACCCCAAGGGATTCCTCAAGGTCCAGGAACGCGAGCTCCCGGCACGGCGACCCGTGCCCGTCCGGCTCATGGACTGGAAAGAGGTCTACGAGCAGCAGGAGTCCGGCGCCCTCAAGCGCCAGGCCGGCCGCTGCATGGACTGTGGCGTGCCGTTCTGCCACCAGGGCTGCCCGCTCGGCAACCTGATCCCGGAGTGGAACGACCTCACCTGGCGCGGTGAGGGCCGGCAGGCCATCGAGCGGCTGCACGCGACGAACAACTTCCCGGAGTTCACGGGCCGGCTGTGCCCCGCCCCGTGCGAGTCCTCGTGCGTGCTCGGCATCAACCAGCCGCCGGTGACGATCAAGCAGGTCGAGGTCTCGATCATCGACGACGCGTTCCAGAACGGTTGGGTCACCCCCCACCCGCCGGAGCGTCTGACGGGCAAGACCGTCGCCGTCGTGGGGTCCGGCCCCGCCGGGCTCGCCGCCGCGCAGCAGCTCACGCGCGCCGGGCACACCGTCGCCGTCTACGAGCGCGACGACCGCATCGGCGGGCTGCTCCGCTACGGGATCCCCGACTTCAAGATGGAGAAGCGCCAGATCGACGCGCGCCTCTCCCAGATGCAGGCCGAGGGCACCCGCTTCCGTGCGGGCGTCGAGATCGGCCGCGACATCACCTGGGACGACCTGAAGTCGCGCTACGACGCGGTCGTGGTCGCCACCGGCGCCACGGTGCCGCGTGACCTGCCCATCCCGGGGCGCGACCTCGAGGGCGTGCACTTCGCGATGGACTACCTCGTCCAGCAGAACAAGGCGAACGCCGGCACCCGGGTCGACAACCAGCTGACCGCCGAGGGCAAGCACGTCGTCGTCATCGGCGGCGGTGACACCGGGGCGGACTGCATCGGTACCGCACACCGACAGGGAGCGCTGAGCGTGACGAACCTGGCGATCGGCAAGCAGCCGCCGCTGGAGCGTCCGTCCGAGCAGCCGTGGCCGATGTTCCCGACCGTGTTCGAGGTCACGAGCGCCCACGAAGAGGGCGGCGAGCGGCACTTCCTCGCCTCGACCGTCGAGTTCCTGGCGAACGAGGCCGGCGAGGTCCGTGCCCTCCGTGTCGCCGAGACCGAGTACCTCGACGGCCGTCGCGTGCCGAAGGCCGGCTCCGAGCGCGAGATCCCCGCAGACCTCGTCCTCGTCGCGATGGGCTTCACCGGCCCCGAGGCGGACACGATCGAGCCGCAGCTCGGGCTGCCGACCACGGTGTCCGGTGCGCTCGACCGCCGTGCCGACTACACGACGAACGAGGCGGGCGTGTTCGTCGCCGGCGACGCCGGTCGCGGGCAGTCCCTGATCGTCTGGGCGATCGCCGAGGGGCGAGCCGCGGCGGCGAAGGTGGACGAGTACCTCGAGGGCTCGACGATCCTGCCCGCGCCGGTGAAGGCGACGGACCGCGCGATCTCGATCTCGTGA
- the gltB gene encoding glutamate synthase large subunit has product MYDPANEKDACGLAMVATLRGTPGHDIVDAALGALRNLEHRGAVGSDAGTGDGAGILCQVPDEFLRAVVPFDLPAAGEYAVGTAYLPKDEGDRHAAKGAVERLAREEGLKVLGWREVPVRPDVLGTLARAAMPAFEQLFVASVRHDVHGASWSGIALDRQTFRLRKRAEHANDLYFMSLSSRTMVYKGMVTTLQLEPFYPDLSDDRFASKLAIVHSRYSTNTFPSWPLAQPFRTIAHNGEINTVRGNRNWMRARQSQLESELLGDMAPLLPIVSPGASDSASFDEVLELLTLTGRTLPHAVSMMVPEAWENQVGMDPQLRAFYEYHSMLMEPWDGPAAITFTDGSLVGATLDRNGLRPGRFLVTDDGLIVMGSETGVIDVPAAKVVRKGRLRPGRMFLVDTEAGRIIEDDEVKQGLASSGPWGEWLDEGRINLNDLPDREHIVHTPASVTRRQRAFGYTEEEVRILLRPMAQAGAEPLGAMGSDTPIAVLSQRPRLLFDYFTQQFAQVTNPPLDSIREQVITSMGMGLGPERNLLSAGPEHAKQITLDFPVIDNDQLAKVQHFETESGRHLTVTIKGLYRVDAGKKAMQKRIAAVCDEVDAAIESGKQFIVLSDRDGNAEQAPVPSLLLLAAVHHHLIRTEQRMKVGLIVEAGDVREVHHVATLIGYGASAINPYLAMETCENLVRAGMITGITPEQAVKNVIKALGKGVLKIMSKMGISTVSSYAGAQAFEAVGLSQEFVDKYFTGTSSILGGVDIDVIAKENAERHAQAYPQDGAVLSHERLQTGGEYQWRREGPPHLFNPDTVFRLQHATRARRYDIFREYSSAVDDQSEELMTLRGLFRFKHGLRKPVALDEVESIESIVKRFNTGAMSYGSISKEAHETLAIAMNRLGGRSNTGEGGEDVDRLLDPERRSAIKQVASGRFGVTSMYLTHATDIQLKMAQGAKPGEGGQLPPQKVYPWVARTRHATAGVGLISPPPHHDIYSIEDLKQLIFDVKRANPAARVHVKLVSQSGIGAVAAGVTKALADVVLVSGHDGGTGASPLNSLKHAGTPWEIGLAETQQTLMLNGMRDRVVVQVDGQMKTGRDVVVAALLGAEEYGFATAPLVVEGCILMRVCHLDTCPVGVATQNPELRKRFSGKPEFVVNFFEFIAQEVRELLAELGFRTLDEAIGQSDALDVDRALEHWKASGLDLAPVLAGPHFEATEPRRHQREQDHELEQHFDVSLIQQTADVLDHGGSIALDLPIRNTERAVGTMLGHEVTKRYGEHGLPSGSIDVTLRGSAGQSLGAFMPAGITLRLVGDSNDYVGKGLSGGEIIVRPDAGSGFDPAQNVIAGNVIGYGATQGSMFIRGIVGERFLVRNSGATAVVEGVGDHALEYMTGGLALILGETGRNLGAGMSGGTAYVRGLREEHVNTDALATGELRLEALDSADVEIVTDLLTRHAEETGSTLASDLLESGDLSDFVKVLPRDYAAVLETRQRAVDEGLDPDGDIVWNRIMEVTGG; this is encoded by the coding sequence ATGTACGACCCGGCGAACGAGAAGGACGCCTGCGGTCTCGCGATGGTCGCGACACTGCGCGGGACGCCCGGCCACGACATCGTCGACGCCGCGCTCGGCGCCCTCCGCAACCTCGAGCACCGCGGTGCCGTCGGCTCGGACGCGGGCACCGGCGACGGCGCAGGAATCCTGTGCCAGGTGCCGGACGAGTTCCTGCGCGCCGTGGTGCCGTTCGACCTGCCGGCGGCGGGGGAGTACGCGGTCGGCACCGCCTACCTGCCGAAGGACGAGGGCGACCGGCACGCGGCGAAGGGCGCCGTCGAGCGGCTCGCCCGCGAAGAGGGCCTGAAGGTCCTCGGCTGGCGCGAGGTCCCGGTGCGCCCCGACGTGCTCGGCACCCTGGCCCGTGCCGCCATGCCCGCGTTCGAGCAGCTGTTCGTCGCCTCGGTGCGGCACGACGTGCACGGCGCGTCGTGGAGCGGCATCGCCCTGGACCGCCAGACCTTCCGTCTCCGCAAGCGCGCCGAGCACGCGAACGACCTGTACTTCATGTCGCTGTCGAGCCGCACCATGGTCTACAAGGGCATGGTCACGACGCTGCAGCTCGAGCCGTTCTACCCGGACCTCAGTGACGATCGCTTCGCGTCGAAGCTCGCGATCGTGCACTCGCGCTACTCCACCAACACCTTCCCGTCGTGGCCTCTCGCCCAGCCGTTCCGGACGATCGCGCACAACGGCGAGATCAACACGGTGCGCGGGAACCGCAACTGGATGCGCGCACGGCAGTCCCAGCTCGAGAGCGAACTGCTCGGCGACATGGCTCCGCTGCTGCCGATCGTGAGCCCCGGTGCGAGCGACTCGGCGTCGTTCGACGAGGTCCTCGAGCTCCTCACCCTGACCGGCCGGACGTTGCCGCACGCGGTGTCGATGATGGTGCCGGAGGCCTGGGAGAACCAGGTCGGGATGGACCCGCAGCTCCGCGCGTTCTACGAGTACCACTCGATGCTCATGGAGCCGTGGGACGGTCCGGCCGCCATCACGTTCACCGACGGTTCGCTCGTCGGCGCGACGCTCGATCGCAACGGGCTGCGCCCCGGACGCTTCCTCGTCACCGACGACGGCCTCATCGTCATGGGGTCCGAGACCGGTGTCATCGACGTGCCCGCCGCGAAGGTCGTCCGCAAGGGGCGTCTGCGCCCCGGCCGGATGTTCCTGGTGGACACCGAGGCCGGCCGCATCATCGAGGACGACGAGGTCAAGCAGGGTCTGGCGTCGTCCGGGCCGTGGGGCGAGTGGCTCGACGAGGGCCGCATCAACCTGAACGACCTGCCCGACCGTGAGCACATCGTGCACACCCCGGCATCGGTCACCCGTCGGCAGCGTGCGTTCGGGTACACCGAAGAAGAGGTCCGCATCCTGCTCCGCCCGATGGCGCAGGCCGGCGCGGAACCGCTCGGCGCGATGGGCTCCGACACCCCGATCGCCGTGCTCTCCCAGCGGCCGCGGCTGCTGTTCGACTACTTCACGCAGCAGTTCGCGCAGGTGACGAACCCGCCGCTCGACTCGATCCGCGAGCAGGTCATCACCTCGATGGGCATGGGCCTGGGTCCGGAGCGCAACCTCCTGTCGGCCGGGCCCGAGCACGCGAAGCAGATCACGCTCGACTTCCCGGTGATCGACAACGACCAGCTCGCCAAGGTGCAGCACTTCGAGACCGAGTCGGGTCGGCACCTGACCGTCACGATCAAGGGCCTGTACCGCGTCGACGCCGGCAAGAAGGCGATGCAGAAGCGCATCGCCGCGGTGTGCGACGAGGTCGACGCCGCGATCGAGTCGGGCAAGCAGTTCATCGTGCTGTCCGACCGCGACGGCAACGCCGAGCAGGCACCCGTGCCGAGCCTGTTGCTCCTCGCGGCCGTCCACCACCACCTGATCCGCACCGAGCAGCGCATGAAGGTCGGTCTGATCGTCGAGGCCGGCGACGTGCGCGAGGTCCACCACGTGGCCACGCTCATCGGGTACGGCGCCTCTGCCATCAACCCGTACCTCGCGATGGAGACCTGCGAGAACCTGGTCCGGGCCGGCATGATCACCGGGATCACCCCGGAGCAGGCCGTCAAGAACGTGATCAAGGCGCTCGGCAAGGGCGTCCTCAAGATCATGTCGAAGATGGGCATCTCGACCGTGTCGAGCTACGCCGGTGCGCAGGCGTTCGAAGCAGTCGGGCTCAGCCAGGAGTTCGTCGACAAGTACTTCACCGGCACGTCGTCGATCCTCGGCGGCGTCGACATCGACGTCATCGCGAAGGAGAACGCCGAGCGGCACGCCCAGGCGTACCCGCAGGACGGCGCGGTGCTCTCGCACGAGCGGCTGCAGACCGGCGGCGAGTACCAGTGGCGTCGCGAGGGACCCCCGCACCTGTTCAACCCGGACACCGTCTTCCGGCTGCAGCACGCCACCCGTGCGCGCCGCTACGACATCTTCCGCGAGTACTCGAGCGCCGTGGACGACCAGTCCGAGGAGCTCATGACGCTCCGTGGGCTGTTCCGGTTCAAGCACGGGCTCCGCAAGCCCGTCGCGCTCGACGAGGTCGAGTCGATCGAGTCCATCGTCAAGCGCTTCAACACCGGCGCGATGTCGTACGGCTCCATCTCGAAGGAAGCCCACGAGACCCTCGCCATCGCGATGAACCGTCTCGGTGGTCGCTCGAACACGGGCGAGGGCGGCGAGGACGTCGACCGGCTGCTCGACCCCGAGCGCCGCAGCGCGATCAAGCAGGTCGCCTCCGGACGGTTCGGCGTGACGAGCATGTACCTCACCCACGCCACCGACATCCAGCTGAAGATGGCGCAGGGTGCGAAGCCGGGCGAGGGCGGCCAGCTGCCCCCGCAGAAGGTGTACCCGTGGGTCGCCCGTACCCGGCACGCCACGGCCGGCGTCGGCCTCATTTCGCCGCCGCCGCACCACGACATCTACTCGATCGAGGACCTCAAGCAGCTGATCTTCGACGTGAAGCGCGCCAACCCGGCCGCCCGCGTGCACGTCAAGCTCGTGAGCCAGTCCGGCATCGGTGCGGTCGCGGCCGGCGTGACGAAGGCCCTGGCCGACGTCGTGCTCGTGTCCGGCCACGACGGTGGCACGGGCGCGTCCCCGCTCAACTCGCTCAAGCACGCCGGTACCCCGTGGGAGATCGGTCTCGCCGAGACGCAGCAGACGCTCATGCTCAACGGGATGCGCGACCGCGTCGTCGTGCAGGTCGACGGTCAGATGAAGACCGGGCGCGACGTCGTCGTGGCGGCGCTCCTCGGCGCCGAGGAGTACGGCTTCGCCACGGCCCCGCTCGTCGTCGAGGGCTGCATCCTGATGCGGGTCTGCCACCTCGACACCTGCCCGGTGGGCGTCGCGACGCAGAACCCCGAGCTCCGCAAGCGTTTCTCCGGCAAGCCCGAGTTCGTCGTGAACTTCTTCGAGTTCATCGCGCAGGAAGTGCGGGAGCTCCTCGCCGAGCTCGGGTTCCGCACGCTCGACGAGGCGATCGGCCAGTCCGACGCGCTCGACGTCGACCGTGCCCTCGAGCACTGGAAGGCGTCCGGGCTGGACCTCGCCCCGGTGCTCGCGGGCCCGCACTTCGAGGCCACCGAGCCGCGTCGCCACCAGCGCGAGCAGGACCACGAGCTCGAGCAGCACTTCGACGTGAGCCTGATCCAGCAGACCGCCGACGTGCTCGACCACGGCGGCTCGATCGCCCTCGACCTGCCCATCCGCAACACCGAACGCGCGGTCGGCACGATGCTCGGCCACGAGGTCACGAAGCGGTACGGCGAGCACGGGCTGCCCAGCGGCTCGATCGACGTCACGCTGCGCGGTTCAGCCGGACAGTCGCTCGGCGCGTTCATGCCGGCCGGCATCACGCTGCGACTCGTCGGTGACAGCAACGACTACGTCGGCAAGGGCCTGTCCGGCGGCGAGATCATCGTGCGCCCCGACGCCGGCTCCGGCTTCGACCCGGCGCAGAACGTCATCGCCGGCAACGTGATCGGCTACGGCGCGACCCAGGGCAGCATGTTCATCCGCGGCATCGTGGGCGAGCGGTTCCTGGTGCGCAACTCGGGCGCGACCGCGGTGGTCGAGGGTGTCGGCGACCACGCGCTCGAGTACATGACCGGCGGCCTCGCGCTCATCCTGGGCGAGACCGGCCGCAACCTCGGCGCCGGCATGTCCGGCGGCACCGCGTACGTCCGCGGTCTGCGCGAGGAGCACGTCAACACCGACGCGCTCGCGACCGGGGAGCTGCGACTCGAGGCACTGGACAGCGCCGACGTCGAGATCGTCACCGACCTGCTCACCCGGCACGCCGAGGAGACCGGTTCGACGCTGGCATCCGACCTGCTCGAGTCCGGCGACCTGAGCGACTTCGTCAAGGTGCTGCCGCGGGACTACGCAGCGGTGCTCGAGACCCGCCAACGCGCCGTCGACGAGGGGCTCGACCCCGACGGCGACATCGTGTGGAACCGAATCATGGAGGTGACCGGTGGCTGA
- the lgt gene encoding prolipoprotein diacylglyceryl transferase yields MPLLSIPSPSTAWQYFDLTAWLRDAFGWSLPLDFRIHAYAICILLGIVAAVLLANRRLNARGVERWIIIDIAIWAVPAGIIGGRLFHVFTHVSDYFGPGIDPLSFLYIWEGGLAIFGALILGSVGAWIGCRQVGLRFTSFIDAVVPGVLLAQAFGRLGNYFNHELFGMPTSLPWGLQIESTNAAFPKGLPEGTLFHPTFLYEIIWNVLGVVVILLLDRKFTLQWGKVLALYLIWYGVGRSFLESIRVDTSETFAGIRTNVWMSFAAILLGIVVFIVQSRRHTGKEPSPYLPGREPRPKSDVDSDDTFSEHEGDDDDLVVQGSGAVTTPTDRA; encoded by the coding sequence ATGCCCCTCCTGAGCATCCCGAGCCCGAGCACCGCCTGGCAGTACTTCGACCTGACCGCCTGGCTGCGCGACGCGTTCGGTTGGTCGCTGCCGCTCGACTTCCGCATCCACGCCTACGCGATCTGCATCCTGCTCGGGATCGTCGCTGCGGTGCTGCTCGCCAACCGCCGCCTCAACGCACGCGGGGTGGAGCGCTGGATCATCATCGACATCGCGATCTGGGCGGTGCCCGCCGGGATCATCGGTGGTCGGCTCTTCCACGTGTTCACCCACGTGTCCGACTACTTCGGCCCCGGCATCGACCCGCTGTCCTTCCTGTACATCTGGGAGGGCGGGCTCGCCATCTTCGGTGCCCTGATCCTCGGGTCCGTCGGTGCGTGGATCGGCTGCCGACAGGTCGGTCTGCGCTTCACGTCCTTCATCGACGCGGTCGTGCCCGGGGTGCTGCTGGCGCAGGCGTTCGGCCGGCTCGGCAACTACTTCAACCACGAGCTCTTCGGCATGCCGACCAGCCTGCCCTGGGGCCTGCAGATCGAGTCGACCAACGCCGCGTTCCCGAAGGGCCTGCCCGAGGGCACGCTGTTCCACCCGACGTTCCTGTACGAGATCATCTGGAACGTCCTGGGCGTCGTCGTCATCCTGCTGCTCGACCGCAAGTTCACGCTGCAGTGGGGCAAGGTCCTCGCCCTGTACCTGATCTGGTACGGGGTCGGCCGGTCGTTCCTCGAGTCGATCCGCGTCGACACCAGCGAGACGTTCGCGGGCATCCGCACGAACGTCTGGATGTCGTTCGCCGCCATCCTGCTCGGCATCGTCGTCTTCATCGTGCAGTCCCGTCGGCACACCGGCAAGGAGCCGAGCCCGTACCTGCCCGGTCGCGAGCCGCGTCCGAAGTCCGATGTAGACTCCGACGACACCTTCTCGGAGCACGAGGGCGACGACGACGACCTCGTGGTCCAGGGCTCCGGAGCGGTCACGACTCCCACTGATCGCGCCTAG
- the trpA gene encoding tryptophan synthase subunit alpha — protein sequence MTTNQTVATTIDTANAERAGAVVGYLPAGYPDVQTSVDAAVALAENGVDVIELGLPYSDPVMDGPVIQRAAEESLANGFRVAQVFDAVHQITERADVPVLVMTYWNPVLRYGVDRFADDLVAAGAAGLITPDLIPDEATEWMSSSERTGLDRVFLAAPSSSDARMQQAVAASRGFVYAVSTMGVTGARAGVDVAARTVVSRLRDAGVARTCVGLGISTAEQVAEVLEYADGAIVGSAFVRALADLGVQGVADRAADLTTGARRS from the coding sequence GTGACCACGAACCAGACCGTCGCCACGACGATCGACACCGCCAACGCCGAGCGTGCCGGCGCCGTCGTCGGCTACCTGCCTGCCGGCTACCCCGACGTGCAGACCAGTGTCGACGCCGCCGTCGCCCTCGCCGAGAACGGCGTGGACGTCATCGAGCTCGGCCTGCCGTACTCCGACCCCGTCATGGACGGCCCCGTCATCCAGCGTGCGGCGGAGGAGAGCCTGGCGAACGGCTTCCGGGTCGCGCAGGTCTTCGACGCCGTGCACCAGATCACCGAGCGCGCGGACGTGCCGGTGCTCGTGATGACGTACTGGAACCCGGTGCTCCGCTACGGCGTGGACCGGTTCGCCGACGACCTCGTCGCCGCGGGTGCCGCCGGCCTCATCACGCCCGACCTGATCCCCGACGAGGCCACGGAGTGGATGTCGTCGTCGGAGCGGACCGGACTCGACCGTGTGTTCCTCGCGGCACCGTCCTCCTCCGACGCCCGGATGCAGCAGGCGGTGGCGGCGAGCCGCGGCTTCGTCTACGCCGTGTCGACGATGGGCGTCACCGGAGCGCGTGCCGGCGTCGACGTCGCTGCGCGCACCGTGGTCTCCCGACTCCGCGACGCCGGCGTCGCACGCACCTGCGTCGGGCTCGGCATCTCGACCGCCGAACAGGTCGCCGAGGTGCTTGAGTACGCGGACGGTGCGATCGTCGGCTCGGCGTTCGTCCGGGCCCTGGCCGACCTCGGCGTGCAGGGGGTCGCCGACCGTGCCGCCGACCTCACCACCGGCGCCCGCCGCTCCTAG